A section of the Dermacoccus nishinomiyaensis genome encodes:
- a CDS encoding PAC2 family protein translates to MLDPTQLFRIETDTPLAEQSASTLVVSLGGFIDAGNTQKLMTAHMLGTLEHTVVASFDVDQLLDYRGRRPMMTFDRDRYSEYDDPALVLYRLVDAEGTPFLLLAGPEPDYQWERVSEAVRILAANLGVSLMVSAHGIPMAVPHTRPVGFTRFASDQRLLTENEPLFGNVQVPSSAEGLMHIRLAEAGMDTAGFALHVPHYLTQVEFADAALAALEAVCGLTGLAIPAQELAAIAGLHRADIAKQISENDEVTEVVEGLERQYDAFTEGRRRRSLLAAEMNDLPSADEIGAELEQFLRAEGEDPGTKGSL, encoded by the coding sequence GTGCTTGATCCCACGCAACTGTTCCGCATCGAGACCGACACCCCGCTCGCCGAGCAGAGCGCCTCGACCCTCGTGGTCTCGCTGGGCGGTTTCATCGACGCGGGCAACACACAGAAGTTGATGACGGCGCACATGCTGGGCACGCTTGAGCACACGGTCGTCGCGTCGTTCGACGTCGACCAGTTGCTCGACTACCGCGGTCGCCGCCCGATGATGACGTTCGATCGCGACCGCTACAGCGAGTACGACGACCCGGCTCTCGTGCTGTACCGCCTCGTCGACGCCGAAGGCACGCCGTTCCTGCTGCTCGCCGGCCCCGAGCCGGACTACCAGTGGGAGCGCGTCAGCGAGGCCGTCCGCATCCTCGCGGCGAACCTCGGCGTCTCGCTCATGGTGAGCGCGCACGGCATCCCGATGGCGGTGCCGCACACGCGCCCGGTCGGTTTCACGCGTTTCGCCTCCGATCAGCGTCTGCTGACGGAGAACGAGCCGCTCTTCGGCAACGTCCAGGTGCCCTCGAGTGCCGAAGGGCTCATGCACATCCGGCTCGCCGAGGCAGGCATGGACACCGCAGGTTTCGCGCTCCACGTGCCGCACTACCTCACGCAGGTCGAGTTCGCGGACGCCGCGCTCGCCGCGCTCGAGGCCGTCTGCGGGCTGACGGGGCTGGCGATCCCCGCTCAGGAGCTCGCCGCGATCGCCGGGCTGCATCGCGCCGACATCGCCAAGCAGATCAGCGAGAACGACGAGGTCACCGAGGTCGTCGAGGGCCTCGAGCGGCAGTACGACGCCTTCACCGAGGGTCGTCGTCGACGCTCGCTCCTCGCCGCCGAGATGAACGACCTGCCGAGCGCAGACGAGATCGGCGCCGAGCTGGAGCAGTTCCTGCGCGCCGAGGGAGAGGATCCGGGCACCAAGGGCTCGTTGTGA
- a CDS encoding HIT family protein gives MASIFSKIIDGDIPAHFVWQDEVCVAFLVIDPITDGHTVVVPRGEIVEWTQAPPSIFAHLTGVAQIIGQAQQRAWQAQRVGLLVEGYEVPHLHLHVWPTQSPAEFDPHAVTRGQDQQILAENAEALRAQLRTDGHAETVPDAASPQT, from the coding sequence ATGGCGAGCATCTTCAGCAAGATCATCGACGGCGACATCCCGGCGCACTTCGTCTGGCAGGACGAGGTGTGCGTGGCGTTCCTCGTCATCGACCCCATCACCGACGGGCACACGGTCGTCGTGCCGCGCGGGGAGATCGTCGAATGGACGCAGGCGCCGCCGAGCATCTTCGCGCATCTCACGGGTGTCGCGCAGATCATCGGTCAGGCGCAGCAGCGCGCGTGGCAGGCGCAGCGCGTCGGCCTGCTCGTCGAGGGGTACGAGGTGCCGCACCTGCACCTGCACGTGTGGCCGACGCAGAGCCCGGCCGAGTTCGACCCGCACGCCGTCACGCGCGGCCAGGACCAGCAGATCCTCGCCGAGAATGCCGAGGCGCTGCGGGCGCAGTTGCGCACCGACGGTCATGCCGAGACCGTTCCGGACGCCGCGTCGCCGCAGACCTGA
- the hrpA gene encoding ATP-dependent RNA helicase HrpA: MSTPRPSQPSSNGDPATPGPPLASSSRRRRPRRSRANASPRGDEPALAAEAIPDPTSEAASYVLRYPGHLPVVEAKDEILEAIRDHQVVIVAGETGSGKTTQLPKFCLELGRGRAGAIGHTQPRRIAARSVAERLAEELESPLGETVGYQVRFVDESSKKTRVRVMTDGILLSQMQRDRDLRQYDTLIIDEAHERSLNIDFILGYLKQLLPRRPDLKVIITSATIDPERFAEHFAGPDGPAPIIEVSGRTYPVETRYRPLVRELAQSKPGEDPKLEDVDQVTGIVEAAQELWRSGSGDGSAQDILVFCSGEREIRDAADALKGADWGRARHDVEIVPLYARLSAAEQHRVFAPHHGRRIVLATNVAETSLTVPGIRYVIDTGTARISRYSQRTKVQRLPIEPISQASARQRAGRCGRVADGICIRLYSEEDFASRPEFTDPEILRTNLASVILQMTSLGLGDIARFPFVDAPDARQIKDGLALLEELHALDTTARGPRKKLTPTGRTLARLPVDPRLGRMLVAAAENGSLRELLVIVAAMSIQDPRERPADAQAQADQQHARFQHEKSDFLSYLNLWNYVREQQRELSSSAFRRLCKREYLHYLRLREWQDLHGQLKAACKQAKLFMSDNAASEDAVHQALLTGLLSHVGLRDREKREYLGARQARFAIQPGSTLFRRQPDWVMAGELVETTRMWARTNAVVDPAWIERAGAHLVKRSYAEPHWERSRAGAVASERVTLYGIPIVAGRKAAYGAIDPEVSRDLFIRHALVEGDWDAQHQFLKDNAALRARFADLEARARRRDLVVDDDVLFDFYDERIPADIVSGAHFDRWWKNERRTNPSLLTFTEDLLVADDADAVDESAYPKSWRQGSLRLKLTYQFEPGADADGITVHVPLPVLNQVEDHGFDWLVPGMREELATALVKSLPKNIRRSFVPAPDHARRALALMDAQGRPGEVPFADELGEALFRLTSVRVPAGSWDPGKLPDHLKVTFRVEDERGRKIRESKDLAALQDELAGRLRQSIAKAAGDLEQQGLTQWTFGELPRQFTKSAGRQRMTGFPAVVDHGRDVAVEVLGTESEARQATRLGTRRLLLLNTQVPWKRILGLMSNRQKLALGNNPHGSMDALMDDVLAAAVDSVIEGMPGREVRDAEQFDAALTAIRQQVAPLVLEAAEKLAPVLEHAAEVQLGLSRLTAPAAKALHDDVAAHLVALIHPGFVAETGLARLGHLDRYVRGMLERLDKGVTDLVRDADRADLVATVRREYDDMVAGLRPERRGDADVLDIRWMIEELAVSQFAQRLGTAHPVSEKRIYKAMDAAEAR; this comes from the coding sequence GTGAGTACTCCAAGACCTTCGCAACCTTCCTCGAACGGCGATCCGGCGACGCCCGGGCCGCCGCTCGCCTCATCGTCCCGCCGGCGCAGGCCGCGCCGGAGCAGAGCGAACGCGTCGCCCCGAGGGGACGAACCGGCCCTGGCCGCCGAGGCCATCCCCGACCCCACATCGGAAGCAGCGTCGTACGTCCTGCGCTACCCGGGCCACCTGCCTGTCGTCGAGGCGAAAGACGAGATCCTCGAGGCGATCCGCGACCACCAGGTCGTCATCGTCGCGGGCGAAACGGGTTCGGGCAAGACGACGCAGCTGCCGAAGTTCTGCCTCGAACTGGGGCGCGGGCGCGCCGGCGCCATCGGCCACACCCAGCCGCGACGCATCGCGGCGCGTTCGGTCGCCGAGCGGCTCGCCGAAGAACTCGAGTCGCCGCTCGGTGAGACGGTCGGCTATCAGGTGCGCTTCGTCGACGAGTCGTCGAAGAAGACCCGTGTGCGCGTCATGACCGACGGCATCCTGTTGTCGCAGATGCAACGCGATCGGGATCTGCGTCAGTACGACACGCTCATCATCGACGAGGCGCACGAACGCAGCCTCAACATCGACTTCATCCTCGGCTACCTCAAGCAGTTGCTGCCGCGGCGCCCCGATCTCAAGGTGATCATCACGTCCGCGACGATCGACCCGGAGCGCTTCGCCGAGCACTTCGCCGGCCCGGACGGGCCCGCGCCGATCATCGAGGTCTCGGGGCGCACCTACCCCGTCGAGACGCGGTATCGCCCCCTCGTGCGCGAGCTCGCGCAGAGCAAGCCGGGGGAGGACCCCAAGCTCGAGGACGTCGATCAGGTGACGGGCATCGTCGAGGCCGCACAGGAGCTGTGGCGCTCAGGCAGCGGTGACGGTTCGGCGCAGGACATCCTCGTCTTCTGCTCCGGTGAGCGCGAGATCCGCGACGCCGCGGACGCGCTCAAGGGCGCTGACTGGGGGCGCGCGCGTCACGACGTCGAGATCGTGCCGCTGTATGCGCGCCTGTCCGCCGCCGAGCAGCATCGCGTCTTCGCCCCGCACCACGGGCGACGCATCGTCCTGGCGACGAACGTCGCCGAGACGTCGCTGACGGTGCCGGGCATCCGCTACGTCATCGACACCGGCACCGCGCGCATCTCGCGCTACAGCCAGCGCACGAAGGTGCAGCGTCTGCCGATCGAGCCGATCTCGCAGGCCTCCGCCCGTCAGCGCGCCGGCCGGTGCGGCCGCGTCGCCGACGGCATCTGCATCCGGTTGTACTCGGAGGAGGATTTCGCGTCCCGCCCGGAGTTCACCGACCCCGAGATCCTGCGGACGAACCTCGCGAGCGTCATCCTGCAGATGACGTCCCTGGGCCTCGGCGACATCGCGCGCTTCCCGTTCGTCGACGCGCCCGACGCCCGCCAGATCAAGGACGGCCTGGCGCTGCTCGAGGAGTTGCACGCCCTCGACACCACCGCTCGGGGGCCGCGCAAGAAGCTGACGCCGACCGGCCGCACTCTCGCGCGCCTGCCCGTCGACCCGCGGCTCGGACGCATGCTCGTCGCCGCCGCCGAGAACGGCTCGCTGCGGGAGCTACTCGTCATCGTCGCGGCGATGTCGATCCAGGATCCGCGTGAGCGCCCCGCGGACGCGCAGGCCCAGGCGGATCAGCAGCACGCCCGGTTCCAGCACGAGAAGAGCGACTTCCTCAGCTACCTCAACCTGTGGAACTACGTGCGCGAGCAGCAGCGCGAACTGTCCAGCAGTGCCTTCCGGCGCCTGTGCAAGCGCGAGTACCTCCACTACCTGCGGCTGCGCGAATGGCAGGATCTGCACGGTCAGCTCAAGGCGGCGTGCAAGCAGGCCAAGCTGTTCATGAGCGACAACGCCGCGAGCGAGGATGCCGTCCACCAGGCGCTGCTCACGGGTCTGCTCAGCCACGTCGGGCTGCGGGATCGTGAGAAGCGTGAGTACCTCGGCGCCCGTCAGGCGCGTTTCGCGATCCAGCCCGGCTCGACGCTGTTCCGACGCCAACCCGACTGGGTCATGGCGGGCGAGCTGGTCGAGACGACCCGCATGTGGGCGCGCACCAACGCGGTCGTCGACCCCGCCTGGATCGAACGGGCGGGCGCCCACCTCGTCAAGCGCTCGTATGCCGAACCGCACTGGGAGCGCTCGCGCGCGGGGGCCGTCGCGTCCGAGCGGGTCACGCTGTACGGCATCCCGATCGTCGCGGGCCGCAAGGCCGCCTACGGCGCGATCGATCCGGAGGTCTCTCGCGACCTGTTCATCCGTCACGCTCTCGTCGAGGGTGACTGGGATGCGCAGCACCAGTTCCTCAAGGACAACGCGGCGCTGCGCGCGCGCTTCGCCGACCTCGAGGCGCGCGCCCGACGGCGTGACCTCGTCGTCGACGACGACGTCCTGTTCGACTTCTACGACGAGCGCATCCCGGCGGACATCGTCTCCGGGGCGCACTTCGACCGGTGGTGGAAGAACGAGCGTCGTACGAACCCGAGCCTGCTCACCTTCACCGAGGATTTGCTCGTCGCCGACGACGCGGACGCCGTCGACGAGTCGGCCTACCCGAAGTCGTGGCGGCAGGGCAGTCTCAGGCTCAAGTTGACGTATCAGTTCGAGCCGGGTGCAGACGCCGACGGCATCACCGTGCACGTGCCGCTGCCGGTGCTCAACCAGGTCGAGGATCACGGGTTCGACTGGCTCGTGCCCGGTATGCGTGAGGAACTCGCGACGGCCCTCGTGAAGTCGCTGCCGAAGAACATCCGACGCAGCTTCGTCCCGGCTCCCGACCATGCGCGGCGGGCGCTGGCGCTCATGGATGCCCAGGGTCGCCCGGGTGAGGTCCCGTTCGCCGACGAGCTGGGCGAGGCGCTGTTTCGTCTCACCTCGGTACGTGTGCCCGCGGGGAGTTGGGACCCGGGGAAGCTGCCCGACCACCTGAAGGTCACGTTCAGGGTCGAGGATGAGCGGGGCCGCAAGATCCGTGAGAGCAAGGATCTCGCGGCGCTGCAGGACGAACTCGCCGGGCGTCTGCGTCAGTCGATCGCGAAGGCGGCCGGAGACCTCGAGCAGCAGGGGCTGACGCAGTGGACGTTCGGTGAGCTGCCCCGCCAGTTCACGAAGTCGGCCGGCCGCCAGCGGATGACGGGCTTCCCGGCTGTCGTCGACCACGGCCGTGACGTCGCTGTCGAGGTGCTCGGCACCGAGTCCGAGGCGCGCCAGGCCACTCGGCTCGGCACCCGCCGTCTGCTGCTGCTCAACACGCAGGTGCCGTGGAAGCGAATCCTCGGCCTCATGAGCAACCGGCAGAAGCTCGCGCTCGGCAACAACCCGCACGGTTCGATGGACGCCCTCATGGACGACGTCCTCGCGGCCGCCGTCGACTCCGTCATCGAAGGCATGCCCGGGCGCGAGGTGCGCGACGCAGAGCAGTTCGACGCGGCCCTCACGGCGATCCGTCAGCAGGTGGCCCCGCTCGTGCTCGAGGCGGCCGAGAAGCTCGCGCCCGTGCTCGAGCACGCCGCCGAGGTGCAGCTCGGGCTGTCACGATTGACGGCGCCCGCGGCGAAGGCGTTGCACGACGACGTCGCCGCTCACCTCGTCGCGCTCATCCATCCCGGTTTCGTCGCCGAGACCGGGTTGGCGCGCCTCGGTCACCTCGATCGCTACGTGCGGGGCATGCTCGAGCGGCTCGACAAGGGCGTCACCGATCTCGTGCGTGACGCCGACCGCGCCGACCTCGTCGCGACCGTCCGACGTGAGTACGACGACATGGTCGCCGGGCTGCGCCCCGAGCGCCGTGGGGACGCCGACGTGCTCGACATCCGCTGGATGATCGAGGAGCTTGCCGTCAGCCAGTTCGCGCAGCGTCTGGGCACCGCTCACCCGGTGTCCGAGAAGCGGATCTACAAGGCGATGGACGCTGCGGAGGCCCGCTGA
- a CDS encoding DUF445 domain-containing protein: MSTTMNLAPADLERRAALRRMRLVATGLLVLAAVIYILTHGHGGAWGYVNAAAEAAMVGAVADWFAVTALFRHPLGLKVPHTAIIPTRKDQLGKSLEEFVASNFLTPDLVRERIRGVDVPRRVAAWVERPGQAERLVAQITPQLNKALESLDEDEVRHFLDAVLIPRLQREPIGELAGHLLEGVVADGTHHGFVDVCITEMHVWVSENKDAVTRIVGAKAPWWSPQWLDDAVVDRIHLEIVKWLAEVRDTPDHAMRRAIDAFLARAAHDLQHDEKTQQQAENLKQRFLTHPSVADAALNVWSSVRRMLGDALMDPDGELRARMVHHLRALAQRIRTEDALHASLERRLEDVAAAGVEGYGHEITALISSTVERWDAQDASERIESFVGRDLQFIRINGTVVGGLVGLLIYTLSQLLP, from the coding sequence GTGTCCACGACGATGAACCTGGCCCCCGCCGATCTCGAGCGCCGTGCTGCGCTGCGTCGCATGCGCCTCGTGGCGACGGGGCTGCTCGTCCTCGCGGCCGTCATCTACATCCTCACGCACGGCCATGGCGGGGCGTGGGGGTACGTCAACGCGGCGGCCGAGGCTGCGATGGTCGGTGCCGTCGCCGACTGGTTCGCGGTGACCGCGCTGTTCCGTCACCCCCTCGGTCTCAAGGTGCCGCACACGGCCATCATCCCGACGCGCAAGGATCAGCTGGGCAAGAGCCTCGAGGAGTTCGTCGCCTCCAACTTCCTCACCCCCGATCTCGTGCGTGAGCGCATCCGCGGCGTCGACGTCCCGCGACGCGTCGCGGCCTGGGTCGAGCGCCCCGGTCAGGCCGAGCGGCTCGTCGCCCAGATCACCCCGCAGCTCAACAAGGCGCTCGAGAGCCTCGACGAGGACGAGGTGCGCCACTTCCTCGACGCCGTCCTCATCCCGCGTCTGCAGCGCGAGCCCATCGGCGAACTCGCCGGGCACCTGCTCGAAGGGGTCGTCGCGGACGGCACGCACCACGGGTTCGTCGACGTCTGCATCACCGAGATGCACGTCTGGGTGAGCGAGAACAAGGATGCGGTGACGCGCATCGTCGGGGCGAAGGCGCCGTGGTGGTCGCCGCAGTGGCTCGACGACGCCGTCGTCGACCGCATCCACCTCGAGATCGTCAAGTGGCTCGCGGAGGTGCGCGACACACCTGATCACGCGATGCGTCGCGCGATCGACGCGTTCCTCGCTCGCGCCGCGCACGACCTGCAGCACGACGAGAAGACCCAGCAGCAGGCGGAGAACCTCAAGCAGCGCTTCCTCACCCACCCCAGCGTCGCCGACGCGGCCCTGAACGTGTGGTCGTCGGTGCGTCGGATGCTCGGTGACGCTCTCATGGATCCCGACGGCGAGCTGCGGGCGCGGATGGTCCACCACCTGCGGGCGCTCGCGCAGCGCATCCGCACCGAGGACGCGCTCCACGCGAGCCTCGAACGTCGCCTCGAGGACGTCGCAGCCGCCGGCGTCGAGGGCTACGGCCACGAGATCACGGCCCTCATCTCCTCGACGGTCGAGCGCTGGGACGCGCAGGACGCCTCCGAGCGCATCGAGTCGTTCGTCGGGCGCGACCTGCAGTTCATCCGCATCAACGGCACCGTCGTCGGCGGCCTCGTCGGCCTCCTCATCTACACGCTCAGCCAGCTCCTGCCCTGA
- a CDS encoding McrC family protein, which yields MTALAVGALAPDERVRLTLAEHSRSEPVRVPSSARRALFSVGSDRVRLLATADPEAVVVETTSWVGTVSVPGFEVRIVPRVPMASIFAMLGGQDASIAWGSETSDFAGDGELLDGSALVVLRAVEAATRRGLLHGYRTREEESSTLRGRLLVDQLARRPWTVGAPVCRFEEFTSDVVENHLLRAAVVRVLGAPGLSPQTRRLAVELLARFDGVADADPRELALEIPLTRLNAHYEHAMGLARLAIDGFSIRHDAGERGANAFLVDVDLVFLRFVATELRARLWPAHRVEQAEELALDDAASLRATADILVRDASGPRLVIGTRYHLGDDDVPRRTGDPLHLMTGGGRDTARTPRDPAAAVANDAAAFFPVMVQAASLDLDAALVVYAHARRRPASRIRMPATRASVHSWHVDLDASWRELSDGLDDLAAHVRRLCG from the coding sequence ATGACGGCGCTCGCGGTCGGCGCCCTCGCGCCGGACGAGCGCGTTCGCCTCACCCTGGCGGAGCACTCGCGTTCGGAGCCGGTCCGCGTGCCGAGCAGTGCGCGTCGCGCCCTGTTCTCGGTCGGCTCGGATCGGGTGAGGTTGCTCGCCACTGCCGATCCGGAGGCCGTCGTCGTCGAGACGACGTCGTGGGTCGGCACGGTCAGCGTTCCCGGTTTCGAGGTGCGGATCGTGCCGCGCGTGCCGATGGCATCGATCTTCGCCATGCTCGGCGGGCAGGACGCGTCGATCGCGTGGGGGAGTGAGACGAGCGATTTCGCGGGTGACGGCGAACTGCTCGACGGATCGGCGCTTGTCGTCCTGCGCGCTGTCGAGGCGGCGACCCGCCGCGGGCTGCTGCACGGGTATCGCACGCGCGAGGAGGAGAGTTCGACGCTGCGGGGCCGCTTGCTCGTCGACCAGCTCGCCCGCAGACCGTGGACGGTCGGCGCCCCGGTGTGCCGGTTCGAGGAGTTCACGTCAGACGTCGTCGAGAACCACCTGCTGCGCGCGGCCGTCGTCCGCGTGCTCGGCGCCCCCGGCCTCAGCCCGCAGACGCGGCGTCTCGCCGTCGAGCTGCTCGCGCGGTTCGACGGGGTCGCCGACGCCGATCCGCGGGAGCTGGCGCTCGAGATCCCGTTGACGCGGCTCAATGCGCACTACGAGCACGCGATGGGTCTGGCGCGTCTCGCGATCGACGGTTTCTCGATCCGTCATGACGCGGGTGAGCGCGGTGCGAACGCGTTCCTCGTCGACGTCGACCTCGTCTTCCTGCGCTTCGTCGCCACCGAGCTGCGGGCGCGGTTGTGGCCCGCGCATCGCGTCGAGCAGGCCGAGGAGCTCGCGCTCGACGACGCCGCGTCGCTGCGCGCTACCGCCGACATCCTCGTGCGTGACGCGAGCGGCCCCCGCCTCGTCATCGGCACCCGCTACCACCTCGGTGACGACGACGTGCCCCGCCGCACGGGTGACCCGCTGCACCTCATGACGGGCGGAGGTCGCGACACCGCGCGGACTCCTCGCGACCCGGCCGCCGCCGTCGCGAACGACGCGGCCGCGTTCTTCCCGGTCATGGTGCAGGCCGCCTCGCTCGACCTCGACGCAGCACTCGTCGTCTATGCCCACGCGCGGCGCCGCCCGGCGAGCCGCATCCGGATGCCGGCGACGCGGGCGAGCGTCCACTCGTGGCACGTCGACCTCGACGCGTCGTGGCGTGAGCTGAGCGATGGCCTCGACGATCTCGCGGCGCACGTGCGGCGTCTGTGCGGGTGA
- a CDS encoding AAA family ATPase — MTWSDEAADGQRETDLGRWRSTYDLMAEHVEADPAFAASWQQLDALAHARDVELTADVEAMIRRPDIERFAEALAQWGARPGPYVGAGALARHWLPRVVAHCEDRLGEFEDVLAKVLVTPTSLDEAGTSIARLEDVIGSGGPDLARVPTFLSLVWATSGQGDWPVLWPGGADAFATLGWMGRHLTHAERYVDFVTLCRAFSPAGAYRAQRVVTALGEKPSFVGFGAALPALATESTQLHRTFEQGVGYPDGESEARAASLALQLRGHAALVARSLHEQLERATGVKLAETSLQTRTEASSRAAYRSDSHSTWLLPASSGGAPALRVWMTSSGIAVGLMSGWDSAAGAERHEELGSRLEQNLPAGLEFIHLGPAGAPDRLTPTGASYEGGEVFVGRWFPHPDGVGRRSFAADVEDTVRRVLPLVDTMRGSDAPVEGIDEELAIALRAFLADRPYPAERDQWHVEQRRTFAASLEAEALAAFDLATFKRIIAGGAYGSTGTHSVLDARLAALDARGLENLARSVTHLLWGEGDDADRIDAVIDPEGADEVSLDEAVAMKLLAIAHPHRYLPVYAMTGRDGKVALAQALGVVLPRRRELSRGRLQVIAADRLRGKLEPLLPNDPWGQVQFALWLLRKGETSVDPERDLVAEAAADLLVDEEFLREIDELLQDKKQLIFYGPPGTGKTFMAQRFAAALQPDPTKRAVVQFHPSTSYEDFFEGFRPRLDAAGAMVYELRKGPLALMAEAAEADPTTPHIMVIDEINRANLPRVFGELLFLLEYRSQSVMTSYRPDEGFQLPSNLYFIGTMNTADRSIALVDAALRRRFHFLPFMPHEGPMEGLLARWLERENGPVWVAGVVDRVNEELRQILRGPHLQIGHSHFMVRDLDDAALARIWKYGVYPFIEDQLYGREDVLATFTWEAVLERHAQAAHADDDAARATNDAAPEGS, encoded by the coding sequence ATGACGTGGTCCGACGAGGCTGCGGATGGCCAGCGCGAGACCGATCTGGGTCGGTGGCGGAGCACGTACGACCTCATGGCCGAGCACGTCGAGGCCGACCCCGCGTTCGCCGCGTCGTGGCAGCAGCTCGACGCGCTCGCGCACGCCCGCGACGTCGAACTGACGGCTGACGTCGAGGCGATGATCCGTCGCCCCGACATCGAGCGCTTCGCCGAGGCCCTCGCGCAGTGGGGCGCGCGGCCGGGCCCATATGTCGGGGCCGGCGCGCTCGCGCGACACTGGCTGCCGCGCGTCGTAGCGCACTGCGAGGACCGCCTCGGCGAGTTCGAGGACGTGCTGGCGAAGGTGCTCGTCACCCCGACCTCGCTCGACGAGGCGGGCACGTCGATCGCGCGTCTCGAGGACGTCATCGGATCCGGTGGGCCTGATCTCGCGCGCGTGCCGACGTTCCTGTCGCTCGTGTGGGCCACCTCCGGCCAGGGGGACTGGCCGGTGCTGTGGCCTGGTGGGGCGGACGCGTTCGCGACCCTGGGGTGGATGGGGCGCCACCTCACGCACGCCGAGCGCTACGTCGACTTCGTGACGCTGTGCCGTGCGTTCAGCCCCGCCGGCGCCTACCGGGCGCAGCGCGTCGTCACGGCGCTGGGCGAGAAGCCGTCGTTCGTCGGCTTCGGCGCGGCGCTGCCTGCGCTGGCGACCGAGTCGACGCAACTGCACCGTACTTTCGAGCAGGGCGTCGGCTATCCAGACGGCGAGTCGGAGGCCCGCGCCGCGTCCCTGGCGCTGCAGTTGCGCGGTCATGCCGCGCTGGTCGCGCGCAGCCTGCACGAGCAGCTCGAGCGCGCCACCGGCGTCAAGCTCGCCGAGACGAGCCTGCAGACCCGGACGGAGGCGTCCTCGCGCGCGGCCTACCGCAGCGATTCGCACTCGACGTGGCTGCTGCCCGCGAGCAGCGGGGGAGCGCCCGCCCTGCGCGTGTGGATGACGAGCTCCGGCATCGCCGTCGGGCTGATGTCGGGCTGGGATTCCGCGGCGGGCGCCGAACGTCACGAGGAGCTCGGCTCGCGGCTCGAGCAGAACCTGCCTGCCGGTCTGGAGTTCATCCATCTCGGCCCGGCCGGCGCGCCGGACCGCCTGACGCCGACGGGGGCGTCGTACGAGGGTGGCGAGGTGTTCGTCGGCCGCTGGTTCCCGCACCCCGACGGGGTGGGGCGGCGCAGCTTCGCCGCGGACGTCGAGGACACCGTCCGCCGCGTGCTGCCGCTGGTCGACACGATGCGCGGCTCCGATGCGCCCGTCGAGGGCATCGACGAGGAGCTCGCCATCGCGCTGCGCGCCTTCCTGGCCGACCGTCCGTACCCGGCGGAGCGCGATCAGTGGCACGTCGAGCAGCGCCGCACCTTCGCGGCCTCGCTCGAAGCGGAGGCGCTCGCCGCGTTCGACCTCGCGACGTTCAAGCGCATCATCGCCGGTGGCGCCTACGGGTCGACGGGCACGCACAGTGTCCTCGACGCACGCCTCGCCGCGCTCGATGCGCGTGGCCTCGAGAACCTCGCGCGCTCCGTCACGCACCTGCTGTGGGGTGAGGGCGATGACGCCGACCGCATCGACGCGGTCATCGACCCCGAGGGCGCCGATGAGGTCTCGCTCGACGAGGCGGTCGCGATGAAGCTCCTGGCGATCGCGCACCCGCACCGCTACCTGCCCGTGTACGCGATGACGGGGCGTGACGGCAAGGTCGCTCTCGCGCAGGCGCTCGGTGTCGTCCTGCCGCGTCGGCGCGAGTTGTCGCGTGGTCGGCTGCAGGTCATCGCCGCGGACCGGTTGCGCGGCAAGCTCGAACCGTTGTTGCCGAACGACCCGTGGGGGCAGGTGCAGTTCGCGCTGTGGCTGCTGCGCAAGGGCGAGACGAGCGTCGACCCCGAACGAGATCTGGTCGCCGAGGCAGCGGCGGATCTGCTCGTGGACGAGGAGTTCCTGCGCGAGATCGACGAGTTGCTGCAGGACAAGAAGCAGCTCATCTTCTACGGTCCGCCCGGGACGGGCAAGACGTTCATGGCGCAGCGATTCGCGGCGGCCCTGCAGCCCGACCCGACGAAGCGCGCCGTCGTGCAGTTCCACCCTTCCACGTCGTACGAGGACTTCTTCGAGGGCTTCCGCCCGCGTCTCGACGCCGCTGGCGCAATGGTCTACGAACTGCGCAAGGGGCCGCTGGCGCTCATGGCCGAGGCCGCCGAGGCCGACCCGACGACGCCGCACATCATGGTCATCGACGAGATCAACCGCGCGAACCTGCCGCGCGTCTTCGGTGAGCTGCTGTTCCTGCTCGAGTATCGCTCGCAGTCGGTCATGACGAGCTACCGGCCCGACGAGGGCTTCCAGCTGCCCTCGAACCTGTACTTCATCGGCACGATGAACACGGCCGACCGATCGATCGCCCTCGTCGACGCTGCGCTGCGACGCCGCTTCCACTTCCTGCCGTTCATGCCGCACGAAGGCCCGATGGAGGGGCTGCTGGCGCGCTGGCTGGAGCGCGAGAACGGCCCCGTGTGGGTGGCGGGCGTCGTCGATCGGGTCAACGAGGAGCTGCGTCAGATCCTGCGCGGCCCGCACCTGCAGATCGGCCACAGCCACTTCATGGTGCGCGACCTCGACGACGCCGCGCTCGCCCGCATCTGGAAGTACGGCGTCTACCCGTTCATCGAGGATCAGCTCTACGGGCGCGAGGACGTGCTCGCGACGTTCACCTGGGAGGCCGTGCTCGAACGGCACGCCCAGGCTGCGCATGCTGACGACGACGCGGCGCGCGCCACGAACGACGCGGCGCCCGAGGGGTCATGA